The following are encoded in a window of Strigops habroptila isolate Jane chromosome 9, bStrHab1.2.pri, whole genome shotgun sequence genomic DNA:
- the CILP gene encoding LOW QUALITY PROTEIN: cartilage intermediate layer protein 1 (The sequence of the model RefSeq protein was modified relative to this genomic sequence to represent the inferred CDS: deleted 2 bases in 1 codon) — protein sequence MVTVKEWILLLLLGATSVLGQRLLKPALGRIQIGQKTFSPLVMLSLESTRSSSRRGDPIFTYTRRSPPVQDSKRFLSPWSKWSECSAKCGQTGVQKRTRSCLAERRWGVHCNEATEEGRLCIGHVCSACNITCLMGRVNADCDACMCEDATLHGKVSLEDGSPATDARVYLQAKKLKLLTTADERGMFRIPGICPDGKNTLKIKKAKYATATVTVPESNRRNLAIQVQLQRSGKPYVFRSPEDKARRVGQSVSLCCDAHGSPAPNRYLWYHNGSLLDPSLYKYKNNLILKNLKRDHSGEYFCKATSAGGSAKSQPAKLAVIGRQEAPCDSQPESHLIRLPHDCFQKATNTFYYDVGKCPATTCAGKLDKGLRCKDNIAYCCGVSKMETRDISCDGYTLPTKVVVACGCKKCTETKITVRGRATAADNGEPLRFGHIYMGNKRVSMTGYKGTFSVHVPADTERLVLTFVDRLQKFVNTTKVLPFKENGGAVFHEIKLLRKNPPVTLESTETNVISLGEMAEDDPIAELEIPANAFYRKNGEAYRGKVKASVTFLDPRNISTAPVTQSDLNFVDEEGDVFPLRTYGMFSVDFTDEKGTESLNAEEVKVHLDAAQVKMPEHLQEMKLWSLNPETGLWEEEGDFNLEKNRRHKREERTFLIGNMEIKERRLFNLDVPESRRCYVKVRAYRSERFLQSEQIQGVVISIINTEPQPGFSSNPRAWGRFDSVVTGPNGACVPAFCDDQNPEAYGAYILASMGGEELEAVPSAPKLNPNAIGVPQPYLNKLNYRRTDHEDSNTKKTAFSINMAKPSPNSPEENNGPIYAYENLKECEEAPHNAAHFRFYRIEGDRYDYNTVPFSEDDLMSWTDDYLAWWPKPMEFRACYIKVKINGPQEVNIRSRNMGGTHPRTIGKLYGIRDVRSIRNSQRPDVSAACLEFKCSGMLFDQDRVDRTLVKVVPQGSCRRESVNSMLHEYLVNHLPMATNNDTSEYTMLAPLDPLGHNYGIYTVTDQDPRIAKEIALGRCFDGTSDGTSRTMKSDVGVGLTFTCSERSAAEQSIFQSQRNSGQQSTLVLPGEPRIRKAAGKPSNPTKQDPDERSTSLRILELYRSLGKVVHTQLNII from the exons ATGGTCACTGTGAAGGAGTggatcctcctcctcctcctgggaGCCACATCCGTTCTAG GTCAAAGGCTTCTGAAACCAGCCCTCGGCAGGATCCAGATAGGACAGAAAACCTTCAGCCCGCTGGTAATGCTCAGCTTGGAGA GTACGAGGAGCAGCTCTCGCCGGGGAGACCCGATCTTCACCTACACCAGACGCA GTCCACCGGTGCAAGATTCAAAAAGGTTTTTGTCTCCATGGTCGAAATGGAGCGAGTGCTCAGCAAAGTGTGGCCAAACCGGTGTGCAGAAGCGTACCAGATCCTGCCTAGCTGAGCGCCGCTGGGGCGTGCACTGTAATGAAGCAACTGAGGAAGGGCGGCTCTGCATTGGACATGTTTGCTCAG cctgcaACATCACCTGCCTCATGGGCCGTGTCAATGCTGACTGCGACGCCTGCATGTGCGAGGATGCGACCCTGCATGGGAAGGTCTCTCTTGAGGATGGGTCACCCGCTACCGATGCCCGGGTCTATCTGCAAGCCAAGAAACTTAAGCTGTTGACAACCGCCGATGAGAGGGGCATGTTTAGGATCCCGGGGATCTGTCCTGATGGCAAAAATAcccttaaaataaagaaagcCAAATACGCAACAGCGACTGTCACCGTGCCCGAGAGCAACAGAAGAAACCTGGCAATCCAAGTGCAGCTGCAGCGATCAG gcaAACCCTACGTTTTCAGAAGCCCTGAGGACAAAGCCAGGAGAGTGGGACAGAGCGTGTCACTCTGCTGTGATGCCCACGGGAGCCCGGCCCCCAACCGCTACCTCTG GTACCACAATGGCTCACTGCTGGATCCCTCtttatacaaatataaaaacaaCCTGATTCTGAAGAACTTGAAGAGAGACCATTCAGGAGAGTATTTCTGCAAGGCCACCAGTGCCGGAGGGTCGGCAAAGTCCCAGCCTGCCAAGCTTGCTGTCATAG GGAGACAAGAGGCACCCTGTGACTCCCAACCTGAAAGCCACCTCATCCGACTTCCTCACGACTGCTTCCAAAAAGCAACGAACACCTTCTACTATGATGTTGGCAAGTGCCCAGCGACGACTTGTGCTGGGAAGCTGGATAAGGGACTCCGGTGTAAGGACAACATTGCCTATTGCTGCGGAGTGTCCAAGATGGAAACCAGAGACATCTCCTGTGATGGGTACACGCTCCCCACTAAAGTTGTTGTAGCATGTGGCTGCAAAAAATGCACCGAGACCAAAATAACAGTTCGaggcagagccacagcagcagatAACGGAGAGCCGCTGAGGTTTGGCCACATCTACATGGGCAACAAGAGAGTGAGTATGACCGGCTACAAGGGAACCTTCTCGGTCCATGTCCCAGCAGACACGGAGAGACTGGTTCTAACATTCGTTGATCGGCTGCAGAAGTTTGTGAACACAACAAAAGTTCTGCCCTTCAAGGAAAACGGAGGTGCTGTGTTTCACGAgatcaagctgctaagaaaGAACCCCCCTGTTACACTGGAATCCACTGAAACCAACGTGATCTCTTTGGGAGAAATGGCAGAAGATGATCCAATTGCTGAATTAGAAATTCCTGCCAATGCATTTTATAGGAAAAACGGAGAAGCTTACAGAGGCAAAGTGAAAGCCAGCGTGACATTTCTGGACCCGAGAAACATCTCAACAGCTCCTGTGACACAAAGTGACCTGAACTTCGTAGATGAGGAAGGAGACGTATTTCCACTCCGCACCTACGGCATGTTTTCCGTGGACTTCACTGATGAAAAGGGCACCGAGTCTCTTAACGCAGAAGAGGTGAAGGTTCATTTGGATGCTGCTCAGGTGAAGATGCCAGAGCACCTGCAAGAGATGAAGCTTTGGTCCCTGAACCCAGAGACAGGATtatgggaggaagaaggggacTTCAACCTGGAGAAAAACAGACGGCACAAAAGGGAGGAGAGAACTTTTTTGATTGGGAACATGGAGATCAAAGAAAGGCGGCTTTTTAACCTGGACGTCCCAGAGAGCAGACGGTGCTACGTCAAAGTCCGAGCCTACAGAAGCGAGAGATTCCTGCAAAGCGAGCAGATCCAAGGGGTTGTGATTTCTATTATAAACACAGAGCCACAGCCAGGATTCTCCTCCAACCCCAGAGCATGGGGCCGTTTTGACAGCGTGGTCACTGGTCCCAATGGTGCTTGCGTGCCCGCCTTCTGTGACGACCAAAACCCTGAGGCTTATGGAGCTTATATCTTGGCAAGCATGGGGGGTGAAGAGCTTGAAGctgtcccctctgctcccaAACTCAACCCTAATGCTATTGGGGTCCCACAGCCATATCTCAACAAGCTCAACTACAGGAGAACAGACCATGAGGACTCCAACACTAAGAAAACAGCATTCAGCATTAACATGGCCAAGCCAAGCCCTAATTCCCCAGAAGAGAACAACGGCCCTATTTATGCCTATGAAAACCTAAAAGAATGTGAGGAAGCTCCACACAATGCTGCTCACTTCAGGTTTTACAGGATAGAGGGAGACCGGTATGACTACAACACTGTTCCCTTCAGCGAAGATGACCTCATGAGCTGGACCGATGACTACCTGGCATGGTGGCCCAAGCCTATGGAATTTAGGGCCTGCTAcattaaagtaaaaatcaaTGGACCCCAGGAGGTGAACATAAGATCTCGGAATATGGGTGGGACGCACCCGCGTACCATTGGCAAGCTCTACGGCATCAGGGACGTCCGCAGCATTCGGAACTCGCAGCGGCCAGATGTGTCTGCGGCGTGCCTGGAGTTCAAGTGCAGCGGCATGCTCTTCGACCAGGACCGTGTGGACCGCACGCTGGTCAAAGTGGTGCCTCAAGGCAGCTGCCGCCGAGAGAGCGTCAACAGCATGCTCCACGAGTACCTGGTGAACCACCTCCCCATGGCTACCAACAACGACACCAGCGAGTACACAATGCTGGCTCCTCTCGACCCGCTGGGACACAACTACGGCATCTACACTGTCACCGACCAAGACCCAAGGATCGCCAAGGAAATCGCCTTGGGTAGGTGTTTCGATGGCACATCTGATGGCACCTCCAGAACCATGAAGAGTGATGTCGGTGTTGGGTTGACTTTTACCTGTTCAGAGAGGAGCGCAGCGGAGCAAAGCATCTTCCAGTCTCAGAGGAACTCGGGCCAGCAGTCCACCCTGGTTCTGCCAGGG GAGCCCCGCATACGGAAGGCAGCCGGCAAGCCGTCGAATCCCACAAAGCAGGATCCCGATGAGAGGTCAACGTCCTTACGGATACTAGAGCTGTATAGGAGCCTCGGTAAAGTTGTTCACACTCAgttaaatataatttga